One stretch of Podospora bellae-mahoneyi strain CBS 112042 chromosome 2, whole genome shotgun sequence DNA includes these proteins:
- a CDS encoding hypothetical protein (EggNog:ENOG503P4MJ; COG:S), whose translation MRTCILSPLRIKSTLVTTTTTTYTPRLLLLPTTTTTTTTKITTHHPINFYPQARTMSSSHSKTQLKGGCTCKTVQYTLTLNSVEDARTTLCHCKSCKRAFGTNYGLTAKVALDAFSYNEGTETLKKYTQQNGVTREFCGECGVFICEYGKEAADKFRYVMWGSLDEPENIPPKGEFFCKERASWMPEINGVFHKREIKE comes from the exons ATGCGCACCtgcatcctctccccccttcgAATCAAGTCCACACTAgtcaccactaccaccaccacttacACCCCACGCTTACTACTCTtaccgaccaccaccaccaccaccaccaccaagattaccactcaccaccccatcaactTCTACCCTCAAGCACGCACAATGTCCTCCTCTCACTCCAAGACCCAACTCAAAGGAGGCTGCACCTGCAAAACCGTCCAGtacaccctcaccctcaactcGGTGGAAGATGCTCGGACAACACTTTGTCACTGCAAGTCCTGCAAGCGAGCCTTTGGGACAAATTACGGACTCACAGCCAAGGTTGCCTTGGATGCTTTCTCGTACAATGAAGGGACAGAGACGCTCAAGAAGTACACGCAGCAAAACGGAGTGACGAGGGAGTTTTGCGGGGAGTGTGGGGTTTTTATTTGCGAGTATGGT AAAGAAGCAGCCGACAAGTTTCGGTATGTCATGTGGGGGTCTCTTGATGAGCCAGAAAATATCCCGCCAAAGGGGGAGTTCTTTTGCAAAGAGAGGGCTTCTTGGATGCCTGAGATCAATG GTGTCTTTCACAAACGCGAGATCAAGGAGTAA
- a CDS encoding hypothetical protein (EggNog:ENOG503NYHP; COG:S), translated as MPRQRDPGPRSPSSCSLFALLCTARPGLGIYDTFAQLVAVFLPYFNFFTVDSASCGLFPSYGPLVSHTSHTMASLVETLTASGGPESAGFLNDLVGHLWPNICVAGGAMIKQIAEPMFAQMLPAPLNTLHFAKIDLGVQPMTFSNVDVHKVDNGGIKLDLDVNWDGNCDIEMDGKMIPKVGVEHVKLSGRLSILLCPITNVIPLIGAAQVSFINPPYLKFTYTDGANIANLGFIDSCVRKVVQSIIAGMAVLPNRFLVKLDPFNDYFKTYQLPVGVVRLTIESGSNFGEELKSKNIFKKLVHDVPDCYVTTSLSGETPGWKTATVKDNHHPEWNETRDFIVSDHDQLLALDVKDSDTASDDDIGLATITVRNLLLAHGQKQDLTLMHKGEETAGKLTVSGKYYQFIPDATSIIGDENPAEIKGLLAVLVAAVKNLKGAREQLKPSVAITWGAHKFQTVVKCDVPGGAEDIQNPHFDNTFRIPLSGSIEGAAPVRIALMDGENEIGAVEVPLEEVLASENLALLKEFDVGNGQIVKAGVVIRGTKLVE; from the exons ATGCCAAGGCAGCGGGACCCAGGACCCCgcagcccctcctcctgctccctctTCGCGTTGCTGTGCACAGCCAGACCCGGTTTGGGTATATATGATACGTTTGCCCAACTCGTTGCTGTGTTTCTGCCATATTTTAACTTCTTCACAGTTGACTCTGCTAGTTGCGGCCTATTCCCTAGTTACGGTCCCCTAGTCTcacacacatcacacacCATGGCGTCCCTAGTAGAGACTCTCACTGCCTCTGGCGGTCCCGAGTCAGCGG GTTTCCTGAACGACCTCGTTGGTCACCTATGGCCCAACATCTGTGTTGCCGGTGGCGCCATGATCAAGCAGATTGCTGAGCCCATGTTCGCGCAGATGCTTCCTGCTCCCCTGAACACACTTCACTTCGCCAAGATTGACTTGGGCGTTCAGCCCATGACCTTCTCCAACGTGGATGTGCACAAGGTTGACAACGGTGGTATCAAGCTGGACTTGGATGTCAACTGGGATGGCAACTGCGATATCGAGATGGACGGGAAGATGATTCCTAAGGTGGGCGTTGAGCACGTCAAGCTCAGTGGCAGACTATCTATCCTGCTCTGCCCAATCACCAATGTGATCCCTCTT ATTGGCGCCGCCCAAgtctccttcatcaaccccccttaCCTCAAGTTTACCTACACAGATGGCGCCAACATTGCCAATCTTGGCTTCATCGACTCTTGCGTCCGCAAGGTCGTCCAGTCCATCATTGCCGGCATGGCCGTCCTTCCTAACCGCTTCCTCGTGAAGCTTGACCCATTCAACGATTACTTCAAGACCTACCAGCTCCCAGTCGGTGTCGTCCGTCTCACCATCGAGTCAGGAAGCAActttggcgaggagctcAAGTCCAAGAACATTTTCAAGAAGCTCGTCCACGATGTCCCAGACTGCTacgtcaccacctccctctcaggCGAGACTCCCGGCTGGAAGACAGCCACGGTCAaggacaaccaccaccccgagtGGAACGAGACCAGAGACTTTATCGTCTCCGATCACGATCAGTTGCTGGCGTTGGATGTCAAGGACTCAGACACCGCTTCCGACGATGACATTGGCCTCGCCACCATCACTGTCAGGAACCTCCTCCTGGCTCATGGTCAGAAGCAGGATCTTACCCTCATGCACAAGGGCGAGGAGACCGCGGGCAAGCTTACTGTCAGCGGCAAATACTACCAATTCATCCCCGATGCCACCAGCATCATCGGCGATGAGAACCCCGCAGAGATCAAGGGCTTGCTCGCCgtccttgttgctgctgtcaagaACCTCAAGGGTGCTCGCGAGCAGCTCAAGCCCAGCGTCGCCATCACCTGGGGCGCGCACAAGTTCCAGACCGTCGTCAAGTGTGATGTTCCGGGAGGCGCTGAGGATATCCAGAACCCTCACTTTGACAATACTTTCCGCATTCCTCTCTCTGGCAGCATCGAAGGTGCTGCTCCTGTAAGAATTGCCCTGATGGATGGCGAAAACGAGATTGGCGCTGTTGAGGTGCCTCTTGAGGAGGTCCTTGCGTCGGAGAACTTGGCTTTGCTCAAGGAGTTTGATGTTGGTAACGGCCAGATTGTCAAGGCTGGTGTTGTCATCAGGGGTACCAAGCTTGTTGAGTAA
- a CDS encoding hypothetical protein (COG:O; EggNog:ENOG503PTUC): protein MASQRAELQYWPTLKAWIQENRLGNYPGATTTPVVHCVICLDKDEILTPATPPQNIANAHPGVALFCGHMMCKACYGRWEKHLTEAGKAVTCPTCRHKLVYTTSQVASNGCTHPAYAWDLPVETYSPINIPPTKDDEGSIPNFCHNCRVDRMNYIARHITELRQEGYDDFQVRNILLHSAGGALELTDFEQRAAFPPNANGTYFAPWVAPPRNNEQNYLLDQLRQQLVREGHSWRGRVPQPPPVGFFGLQ, encoded by the coding sequence ATGGCCTCTCAAAGAGCAGAGCTTCAGTACTGGCCTACACTCAAGGCTTGGATTCAGGAAAACCGTCTCGGAAACTACCCCGGTGCCACCACAACGCCTGTTGTGCACTGTGTCATCTGCCTCGACAAGGACGAGATCCTCACCCCTGCCACTCCTCCACAAAATATTGCCAATGCCCACCCGGGAGTAGCTCTTTTCTGCGGGCACATGATGTGCAAGGCTTGCTACGGGCGCTGGGAAAAACATCTGACAGAAGCCGGTAAGGCCGTCACTTGCCCCACCTGCCGACACAAATTGGTGTATACTACGAGCCAGGTTGCTTCCAACGGCTGCACACACCCTGCCTATGCCTGGGACCTCCCAGTGGAGACCTActcccccatcaacatcccccctACCAAAGACGATGAGGGGTCTATCCCCAACTTCTGCCACAACTGTCGGGTCGACAGAATGAACTACATTGCCCGACATATCACTGAGCTTCGGCAAGAGGGCTATGATGACTTTCAGGTCAGGAATATCTTGCTTCATTCCGCTGGCGGTGCTCTCGAGCTGACCGATTTTGAGCAGCGAGCGGCCTTCCCACCTAATGCTAATGGTACATATTTTGCACCCTGGGTTGCGCCCCCTCGTAATAATGAGCAGAATTATCTCCTCGACCAGCTTCGTCAGCAGCTCGTCAGGGAGGGGCACTCATGGCGTGGCCGTGTcccgcaacctcctcctgttGGTTTCTTCGGTCTACAGTAG
- a CDS encoding hypothetical protein (EggNog:ENOG503P8GB), protein MFSLFGLAFIFIVGTGVGAVREKEYGYWNLTIVGGASATGWRYQDTTSVFFGRGDQEGGGRGEVQCHWVYNPETRGETMECTEGGFGYQWGDEGRTDITVQQTLENIDGEVGSITLGGTANVTLRYGTSANGRGFEGRVIVSAKRCCLGRMNG, encoded by the exons ATGTTCTCCCTTTTTGGCCTTGCATTTATTTTTATTGTTGGGACAGGGGTTGGTGCGGTAAGAGAAAAAGAGTATGGCTACTGGAACTTGACGATTGTGGGAGGAGCGTCGGCCACCGGGTGGCGGTATCAGGACACGACGTCTGtgttttttgggaggggggaccaggaggggggtgggaggggggaggtccAGTGTCATTGGGTTTATAACCCTGAGACGAGAGGGGAGACGATGGAGTGTACTGAGGGGGGATTTGGGTATCAgtggggggatgagggtaGAACGG ATATCACTGTGCAACAGACCCTGGAGAACATCGATGGTGAAGTAGGAAGCATCACACTAGGTGGAACGGCCAACGTGACTTTGAGATATGGAACTTCAGCGAACGGGCGAGGATTCGAGGGCAGGGTCATCGTGTCTGCTAAGAGATGCTGTTTGGGCAGGATGAATGGGTAG
- a CDS encoding hypothetical protein (EggNog:ENOG503PEV2; COG:S): MWSSTIFAATTLATFLKGVSSAPSPSTDEAPNGIAGYNIVDVSWDLPVKLDDPTSEIVTVTGTIEEAIAQMEAAYPGWNETFQAGIPTDPMPTGDDKSFVSAGTADEQPESINCKVDYDGARTSKIWDGICYLRRLNTDSPKNGPGPGNCGRVSCSWKSAIYWCNDNLEEKELTWKQIGDGANSVLHGGCITGRSTYQRVKGQAFFKDNWNVLVRGDDC; this comes from the exons ATGTGGTCCAGTACCATCTTCGCTGCCACCACCCTGGCCACCTTTCTGAAG GGTGTCTCCAgcgctccctccccctccaccgacGAAGCCCCGAACGGAATTGCCGGCTACAACATAGTCGACGTTTCCTGGGACCTCCCCGTCAAGCTTGACGACCCCACCAGCGAGATCGTCACCGTGACCGGCACGATCGAGGAGGCCATTGCCCAAATGGAAGCCGCCTACCCCGGCTGGAACGAGACCTTCCAAGCCGGAATCCCTACCGATCCCATGCCCACCGGTGATGACAAGAGCTTCGTCTCCGCCGGCACCGCTGATGAACAGCCCGAGTCCATCAACTGCAAGGTGGACTACGACGGCGCGAGAACGAGCAAAATCTGGGACGGGATTTGTTACTTGAGGCGTTTGAACACTGACTCACCCAAGAACgggccggggccggggaATTGTGGACGAGTTAGCTGTTCGTGGAAATCGGCTATCTATTGGTGCAACGAT AActtggaagagaaggagcTCACGTGGAAGCAAATTGGCGATGGCGCGAATTCTGTGCTGCATGGTGGATGCATCACTGGTAGATCGACCTATCAAAGGGTCAAGGGCCAGGCGTTCTTCAAGGACAATTGGAATGTCCTTGTTCGTGGGGATGATTGCTGA
- a CDS encoding hypothetical protein (EggNog:ENOG503PQF0; COG:S) yields the protein MVLLPPNIRFRPTVLQPEFAEPTDINIGQIWFVTTSRRPTLILNALLHLLRIAPEWMKETQEGLQDFYRIFGIHLLRGWHESTSETAKFDRIVEENWDRVMAQFDSLQAKLKRRIEVKADEIRGLQDGAVYSMSLIQETKTCPTSSGLMSDPGL from the exons ATGGTCCTCCTGCCCCCAAATATTAGGTTCCGACCAACCGTACTCCAACCCGAGTTTGCAGAGCCAACTGATATCAATATTGGTCAAATCTG GTTTGTTACCACCTCAAGACGTCCAActctcatcctcaacgcA cttctccatctcctaCGAATTGCTCCTGAATGGATGAAAGAGACTCAAGAGGGCCTGCAAGACTTTTATAGAATCTTTGGAATTCATCTTCTACGGGGTTGGCATGAATCCACTTCCGAGACAGCCAAATTTGACAGGATAGTTGAAGAGAACTGGGACAGGGTCATGGCACAGTTTGACAGTCTCCAAGCTAAGCTCAAGAGACGCATCGAGGTCAAGGCAGACGAGATACGTGGGCTTCAAGATGGG GCTGTTTACAGCATGTCCCTCATCCAGGAGACGAAGACCTGTCCCACCTCAAGTGGCCTCATGTCGGATCCAGGGTTGTAG
- a CDS encoding hypothetical protein (CAZy:AA7; EggNog:ENOG503P0WN; COG:C), whose amino-acid sequence MKGGIVGVLCSALLLAVEAACAPNSDAITKVPGFKPNKWVARTWEGNNYACKCHPGDYCWPKQNHWDNLNRTVGGNLRVNLPPGAPCYNTFQGPLGTVNTYDAAKCAAVTAGFPNEQFQIELPTAGLWTYFTNDTCRPTADPTGSCTLGYYPVLYITAKTVAHIQAGINFARNNNLRLVIRNTGHDFLGRSVGWGSLVINTHSFKSISTTNKWNGPGYNGPAITVGAGVQAFEALARLNSLSPPRIMVTGECATVGVAGGLVQGGGHGPLTNFYGFLADTAVQFKVITADGKIQTANANTNSDLFWALKGGGPAAFAVITEATYKTFADTPSAGINLDINPATNSDPALYWEAVRKFHSYSTHFVDNGLYVYYEIGPVPNTLHVHPIVGVNKTLAQLQAVVQPLFDDLDALGVGYTTSSETYGTFYDLYNAMFEIEMAGNSALTGGWTIGRQDVINNHTAIIDAFQTVMNAGSFIVGHMWSAGHGLPQSEWAKSAINPRFRNVVDKLITIVPVSGDAPLAAKAEAQNRLTNVVDGSLRAAAPNGASYINEADPFQPDWQNAFWGTNYQRLLQIRRKYDPEGVFYAVSTPGTERWEQIETGTRLCVKL is encoded by the exons atgaaGGGCGGGATCGTTGGCGTGCTTTGCAGCGCGCTCCTCCTTGCCGTTGAGGCTGCATGCGCCCCCAACTCGGACGCCATCACAAAGGTACCTGGCTTCAAGCCAAACAAGTGGGTGGCCAGAACCTGGGAGGGAAACAACTACGCCTGCAAATGTCATCCTGGCGACTACTGCTGGCCCAAGCAAAACCACTGGGATAACCTCAACCGCACCGTTGGCGGCAACCTTCGCGTCAACCTGCCCCCAGGAGCTCCTTGCTACAACACCTTCCAAGGCCCTCTCGGAACCGTCAACACGTACGATGCCGCCAAGTGTGCTGCCGTGACCGCCGGGTTCCCCAATGAACAGTTCCA AATCGAGCTGCCTACCGCTGGCCTCTGGACCTACTTCACCAATGACACCTGCCGCCCTACCGCTGATCCCACAGGCAGCTGCACGCTGGGCTACTATCCTGTCCTGTACATCACAGCCAAGACCGTTGCCCACATCCAAGCAGGTATCAACTTCGCCAGAAACAACAACTTGCGCCTCGTCATTCGCAACACTGGACACGACTTCCTTGGACGCAGCGTTGGCTGGGGCTCGCTTGTTATCAACACTCACAGCTTCAAGagcatcagcaccaccaacaagtGGAATGGCCCTGGCTACAACGGCCCCGCCATCACTGTGGGAGCGGGTGTGCAAGCCTTTGAGGCTCTTGCCCGCCTGAACTCGCTTTCCCCTCCTCGAATTATGGTGACGGGCGAGTGCGCT ACTGTTGGTGTCGCCGGAGGCCTTGTGCAGGGCGGTGGCCATGGACCCTTGACCAACTTCTACGGATTCCTTGCCGACACGGCTGTTCAGTTCAAGGTCATCACGGCCGATGGCAAGATCCAAACTGCCAATGCCAACACCAACTCGGACCTGTTCTGGGCCCTCAAGGGAGGTGGTCCCGCCGCCTTTGCTGTCATCACCGAGGCTACCTACAAGACCTTTGCCGACACCCCAAGCGCCGGCATCAACCTCGAtatcaaccccgccaccaACTCCGATCCCGCTCTTTACTGGGAGGCCGTCCGCAAGTTCCACAGCTACAGCACCCATTTTGTTGACAACGGCCTTTATGTTTACTACGAAATCGGCCCCGTCCCCAACACTCTCCACGTGCATCCTATTGTGGGCGTCAACAAGACCCTCGCCCAGCTGCAGGCTGTTGTCCAGCCCCTCTTTGATGACCTTGATGCCCTCGGTGTTGGGTATACCACCTCCAGCGAGACTTACGGCACCTTTTACGACTTGTACAACGCCATGTTTGAGATTGAAATGGCTGGCAACTCTGCCCTCACCGGTGGTTGGACCATTGGTCGCCAGGATGttatcaacaaccacaccgcCATCATTGACGCTTTCCAGACCGTTATGAACGCTGGCTCTTTCATCGTCGGCCACATGTGGTCTGCTGGCCATGGCCTCCCTCAGAGCGAGTGGGCCAAGTCTGCCATCAACCCCCGCTTCCGCAACGTTGTTGACAAGCTTATCACCATCGTTCCTGTCTCTGGCGATGCCCCTCTCgccgccaaggccgaggcccAGAACCGCTTGACCAACGTTGTCGACGGCTCTCTCCGTGCCGCTGCCCCCAACGGCGCTTCCTACATCAACGAG GCCGATCCCTTCCAGCCCGACTGGCAGAACGCTTTCTGGGGTACCAACTATCAGCGCCTGCTCCAGATCAGACGTAAGTACGACCCCGAGGGAGTCTTCTATGCTGTCTCCACTCCTGGCACCGAGAGGTGGGAGCAGATTGAGACGGGCACTAGGTTGTGTGTCAAGTTGTag
- a CDS encoding hypothetical protein (EggNog:ENOG503PXKG) → MVSLTTEQSLAVLEMLPKCAMDCMMGAPSTGQGSTDVDLCAPQPLETTNWVMGCMKSNCSTPEALFTQNATLRACGVEPRMERQWLPVMTTFMILAFIAVVLRVANRLYTTKTYWWDDIFLSLSMAGSFAYASIHYEAIGHGFGREFWSLSPEEINYIIAGVYASMLVFHAARMLLRHSQILFFLRIFVVGNSRPMIKGTMIANAVLSTAIGLIMALQCMPVSFFWTRWDSTQEGKCLNNLQTLWITSVFTMLLDAWTLILPLPYVAKLQLSVRKRFGISVMLATGLSILIFSILKFWSGAITVEEPNPMFTFAQVSMWASLEINVGIICACLPGIRLLFSNLFRQTGWFMTSSIRRTEHISLSGSPDRSGKKSCPESQIRITTTIQTKATHALTDSESHLPLHAASLGTAIHPARQELGVVANAWA, encoded by the exons ATggtctccctcaccacagaGCAGTCATTGGCGGTGCTCGAAATGCTACCGAAATGCGCT ATGGATTGCATGATGGGAGCACCCAGCACCGGCCAGGGCTCGACAGATGTTGATCTTTGCGCACCTCAACCTCTAGAGACCACCAACTGGGTGATGGGTTGCATGAAAAGCAACTGCTCAACTCCAGAAGCACTCTTTACTCAGAATGCGACCTTGCGAGCCTGCGGTGTTGAACCTAGGATGGAGAGGCAGTGGCTGCCTGTGATGACGACGTTTATGATCCTTGCCTTCATTGCCGTCGTGCTGCGGGTGGCCAACCGGCTTTACACGACCAAGACGTATTGGTGGGACGATATCTTTTTGTCGTTGTCGATG GCTGGCTCCTTTGCCTACGCTTCGATTCATTACGAGGCGATAGGTCACGGTTTCGGACGAGAGTTTTGGTCTCTGTCGCCAGAGGAGATAAACTATATTATCGCT GGCGTATACGCGAGCATGCTCGTCTTCCACGCAGCTCGCATGCTGCTGCGCCACTCGCaaatcctcttcttccttcgCATCTTCGTGGTGGGCAACTCGAGGCCAATGATCAAAGGAACCATGATAGCAAATGCtgtcctctccaccgccatCGGTCTCATCATGGCGCTCCAGTGCATGCCCGTCAGTTTCTTCTGGACGCGATGGGACTCGACGCAGGAGGGCAAGTGCCTGAACAACCTCCAGACCCTATGGATCACCTCCGTCTTCACCATGTTACTGGACGCCTGGACACTCATCCTGCCACTGCCCTACGTGGCCAAACTGCAGTTGTCGGTGAGGAAGCGATTCGGCATCTCGGTCATGCTCGCCACCGGTCTGagcatcctcatcttcagcaTCCTCAAGTTCTGGTCTGGTGCCATCACAGTGGAGGAGCCCAACCCAATGTTTACCTTTGCCCAGGTGTCGATGTGGGCGTCGTTGGAGATCAACGTGGGGATTATCTGTGCTTGCTTACCGGGTATAAGACTACTATTCAGCAACTTGTTCAGGCAGACGGGTTGGTTTATGACGAGCAGTATTAGGAGGACGGAGCATATTTCGCTGTCTGGGTCTCCCGACCGGAGTGGGAAGAAGTCGTGCCCGGAGTCGCAGATTCGCATCACGACAACTATTCAGACCAAGGCCACGCATGCGTTGACTGATTCCGAGTCGCATCTGCCTCTCCATGCGGCGAGCTTGGGGACGGCGATTCATCCTGCGAGGCAAgagctgggtgtggtggCCAATGCTTGGGCTTGA
- a CDS encoding hypothetical protein (COG:A; EggNog:ENOG503NYNU): protein MFFPTARLSQHALPRLLNLTLRQTAQQNILLSSFATHIGRIRVSFSTFSPLRTASATASATASAEMASIQIPTVTAGSERVPFSQLKGRIAPQLLQNIEKMGLTHMSPVQEKVLQMSSLKNDCLVQAKTGTGKTIAFLLPALQNIMTAPDLQREFVAILVLAPTRELAQQIADECDKLTGKSFECHIAVGGTSKNSLLRRFLNGKPTILVATPGRLIDYLSEEETRHKLTKLRCVVLDEADRMLDQGFAPSIKRILQQIPKKQTAGWQGMCFSATVPDEIQQFLPLVLDKKHDRISTIDPNETPTVDRIPQSAIPIPSIADALPVLHSYLMTQKKTNPQLKAVIFCGTARHAALLYHIFGPTGGAAPKGLSCFQMHSRLSQPARTRTIEEFKNAESGLMFASDVIGRGMDFPDIDLVIQMGFPPEKAQYVHRVGRTGRAGKSGEATMILTPQEMRFVRANKDFPIKVTEPFNHPDLPKSVTKIEEALAKVPELTKFQAYTAFLGFNITVARQLGLQPPEIVGLANEFAYAMGYEEIPEVEAKMVGKMGLKGVPGLRIMGKGGVSRAAPVPSGRTGGGRAQGGPGRMQRGKVADPRPQGASGGNNGSRLDGNRRGPRESTGANAEEPSRKRPRRGAQS, encoded by the exons ATGTTCTTTCCCACAGCTCGTCTCTCACAACACGCGCTGCCCAGGCTTCTTAACCTCACGCTCCGCCAGACTGCTCAGCAAAATATACTACTCTCTTCCTTCGCCACACATATTGGTCGTATTAGAGTCTCGTTCTCTACATTCTCCCCCTTGCGCACCGCATCCGCGACCGCATCCGCGACCGCATCCGCCGAGATGGCTTCGATCCAGATTCCCACCGTGACTGCCGGCAGCGAGCGCGTCCCTTTCTCACAGCTCAAGGGTCGCATTGcgccccagctcctccaaaatATCGAGAAGATGGGCCTCACACACATGTCCCCAGTGCAAGAAAAGGTCCTGCAGATGTCCAGCCTCAAGAACGACTGCCTCGTACAAGCCAAGACCGGAACCGGCAAGACGATCGCTTTCCTgctccccgccctccaaaACATCATGACCGCCCCAGACCTGCAGCGCGAGTTCGTTGCaatcctcgtcctcgctcCCACCCGCGAGCTGGCCCAGCAGATTGCCGATGAGTGTGACAAGCTCACCGGGAAGTCTTTCGAGTGCCACATTGCCGTAGGCGGCACCTCCAAGAACTCGCTCCTTCGGAGGTTCCTCAATGGCAAACCCAccatcctcgtcgccacCCCCGGCCGCCTCATCGACTACCTCTCCGAAGAAGAAACCAGACACAAACTCACCAAGCTCCGCTGCGTGGTCCTTGACGAGGCAGACCGCATGCTCGACCAGGGGTTTgccccctccatcaagaGAATCTTGCAACAAATCCCCAAGAAGCAAACTGCTGGCTGGCAAGGCATGTGCTTCTCTGCTACCGTCCCAGACGAGATTCAGCAGTTCCTGCCCTTGGTCCTCGACAAGAAGCACGACCGCATTTCCACCATCGACCCCAATGAGACCCCTACCGTCGACAGAATCCCCCAATCCGCCATCCCTATCCCCTCCATCGCCGACGCCCTTCCCGTCTTGCACTCCTACCTCATgacacaaaagaaaaccaacccccagctCAAAGCCGTCATCTTCTGCGGCACCGCCCGCCACGCCGCTTTGCTCTACCACATCTTTGGTCCCACCGGCGGCGCCGCCCCCAAAGGCCTCTCCTGCTTCCAGATGCACTCCCGTCTTTCCCAACCAGCACGTACACGAACAATCGAAGAGTTCAAGAACGCCGAATCAGGCCTCATGTTTGCATCTGATGTCATTGGACGTGGCATGGACTTCCCTGACATTGACCTAGTCATCCAGATGGGCTTCCCTCCCGAAAAAGCACAATACGTCCATCGTGTTGGGAGAACGGGAAGAGCAGGCAAGTCGGGGGAAGCAACCATGATTTTGACGCCCCAGGAGATGAGGTTTGTGAGAGCGAATAAGGACTTTCCCATCAAGGTTACTGAGCCATT CAACCACCCCGACCTGCCAAAATCGGTTACCAAGATTGAGGAAGCTCTCGCCAAGGTGCCGGAGTTGACGAAATTCCAAGCTTATACCGCCTTCCTCGGCTTCAACATCACCGTGGCGAGACAGCTGGGCCTCCAGCCGCCAGAGATTGTTGGTTTGGCCAACGAGTTTGCCTATGCGATGGGGTACGAGGAGATCCCAGAGGTGGAGGCCAAGATGGTGGGCAAGATGGGGCTCAAGGGCGTGCCCGGGTTGAGGATCATGGGCAAGGGGGGAGTGAGCAGAGCTGCTCCGGTGCCGAGCGgaaggacgggaggggggagggccCAGGGTGGCCCGGGGAGGATGCAGAGGGGCAAGGTGGCTGATCCCAGGCCGCAAGGGGCGAGTGGAGGCAATAATGGGAGCAGGCTGGACGGCAACAGGAGGGGGCCGAGAGAGAGCACGGGTGCCAACGCCGAGGAGCCGAGCAGGAAACGGCCCAGGCGTGGTGCCCAGTCGTGA